From one Musa acuminata AAA Group cultivar baxijiao chromosome BXJ2-6, Cavendish_Baxijiao_AAA, whole genome shotgun sequence genomic stretch:
- the LOC135614851 gene encoding peroxisome biogenesis protein 7-like, with translation MPVFKTPFSGYAVRFSPFYEGRLLVATSQNFGILGNGRLHVLDLLPSPGAPGISEVAAFDTADGVYDCCWSESHDSLAVSAVADGSLKLWDASLPPSANPVRSFREHSREAHSVDWNPVRRDSFLSASWDDSLKLWTLDRPASLRTFREHSYCVYSVSWSPRHADVFASASGDRTVRVWDVREPVSTLVIPAHDHEILSCDWNKYDECCLATASVDKTIRVWDIRATRAPLANLAGHGYAVRRIRFSPHRESVLLSCSYDMTVCMWDYRAEDALIARYDHHTEFAVGIDMSVLVEGLIASTGWDEVVYVWQHGTDPRA, from the coding sequence ATGCCGGTGTTCAAGACGCCCTTCAGCGGCTACGCGGTGCGGTTCAGCCCCTTTTATGAGGGCCGCCTTCTCGTCGCCACTTCCCAAAACTTCGGCATCCTCGGCAACGGCCGCCTCCATGTCCTTGACCTCCTCCCCTCTCCCGGCGCCCCCGGTATCTCCGAGGTGGCCGCCTTCGACACCGCCGACGGCGTCTACGACTGCTGCTGGTCCGAGTCGCATGACTCCCTTGCCGTCTCCGCCGTGGCCGACGGCTCCCTCAAGCTGTGGGATGCCTCCCTGCCGCCCTCCGCCAACCCGGTGCGCTCGTTCCGCGAGCACTCCCGCGAGGCCCACTCCGTGGATTGGAATCCCGTTCGCCGCGACTCCTTCCTCTCCGCATCCTGGGACGACTCCCTCAAGCTCTGGACCCTTGATCGCCCCGCCAGCCTCCGCACCTTCCGCGAGCACTCCTACTGCGTCTACTCCGTCTCCTGGAGCCCCCGCCACGCCGATGTGTTCGCCTCTGCCTCCGGCGATCGCACCGTCCGCGTCTGGGACGTCCGCGAACCCGTCTCCACCCTCGTCATCCCTGCTCACGATCACGAGATCCTCTCCTGCGACTGGAACAAGTACGACGAGTGCTGCCTCGCCACCGCCTCGGTGGATAAGACCATCCGCGTCTGGGACATCCGCGCCACCCGGGCGCCCCTGGCTAACCTCGCCGGCCACGGCTACGCGGTCCGCCGAATTCGCTTCTCTCCCCACAGGGAAAGTGTCCTTCTCTCCTGCTCCTATGACATGACCGTGTGTATGTGGGATTACCGGGCGGAGGACGCCCTCATCGCGAGGTACGACCACCACACAGAGTTCGCAGTCGGGATCGACATGAGTGTTCTTGTCGAGGGCCTGATTGCGAGCACTGGGTGGGACGAGGTCGTCTATGTCTGGCAGCACGGGACTGACCCCAGAGCTTGA
- the LOC135613856 gene encoding EP1-like glycoprotein 1, which produces MVGQSLRVGGNAFDGNLGKYNLIMESLGLALYINGVTTNPLPYYYYSDGMFGIAERLTHPPIVFPGADGNLATGTGAWETTFAFFSNEIETLSACALPSRYDDFGVCENEMCVAYPSRKGLRGWSRSCAGPKLGDCSKDVDYYEEGRGTVELQE; this is translated from the exons ATGGTAGGCCAGTCCCTGCGCGTCGGCGGCAACGCGTTCGATGGCAACTTGGGCAAGTACAACCTCATCATGGAATCGCTCGGGCTGGCATTGTACATCAACGGCGTCACCACGAACCCGCTCCCTTACTACTACTACTCCGACGGCATGTTTGGAATCGCCGAGAGGCTAACTCAT CCGCCTATCGTTTTTCCGGGAGCCGACGGCAACCTGGCTACCGGGACTGGGGCCTGGGAGACGACCTTCGCCTTCTTCTCCAACGAGATCGAGACGCTGAGCGCGTGCGCGCTGCCGAGCAGGTACGACGACTTCGGGGTCTGCGAGAACGAGATGTGCGTGGCTTACCCCTCACGGAAGGGATTGCGGGGGTGGAGCAGGAGCTGTGCGGGGCCAAAGCTGGGCGACTGCAGCAAGGATGTGGACTACTACGAGGAGGGGAGGGGGACGGTGGAGCTGCAGGAATGA
- the LOC135614850 gene encoding EP1-like glycoprotein 2, translating to MAVPFIPPSFSSVSLCLCLLLLLASATIQTRGQRVETFTYVNEGEFGPYITEYDASYRVLPIASSPFQFAFYNTTPDAFYLALRMGTLRSESILRWVWEANRGRPVRENATFSLLPSGNLVLAEADGRVVWTTNTANKGVVGLKVLPNGNVVLYDAKGRFVWQSFDYPTDTLLVGQSLRLRGPNKLVSRKSAVDGSFGIYSLVFGPGGITMYINSVASKPLAYYNYSDGLLSFSGPGDSVTFVCEPETEDNFAWECKLIINLSRPKYNATLSFLRLDIDGNLAVYTYYDPVDYRAWEKTFAFFSDEKGWLNGCGLTSKCGAFGVCEDEMCVACPSKDGLLGWSTSCATPSLAACKEGVTPKYYKVEGVENFLSTYSDGEGAQKLEECKRRCSMDCKCQGFLYWEKDSRCWLAPLLGTLSKVSNSSHVAYVKYLK from the coding sequence ATGGCTGTTCCATTTATACCACCTTCCTTTTCCTCTGTCTCTCTGTGtctctgtcttcttcttcttcttgcttctgCTACCATACAAACTCGAGGCCAAAGGGTGGAAACCTTCACCTATGTCAACGAAGGCGAGTTCGGACCTTACATCACTGAGTACGACGCCAGCTATCGCGTGCTCCCCATCGCCAGCTCCCCCTTCCAGTTCGCCTTCTACAACACCACCCCCGACGCCTTCTACCTCGCCCTCCGCATGGGCACCTTGCGCTCCGAGTCCATCCTCCGATGGGTCTGGGAAGCCAACCGCGGCCGCCCGGTCCGCGAGAACGCCACCTTCTCGCTTCTCCCCAGCGGCAACCTCGTCCTCGCCGAGGCCGACGGCCGGGTCGTCTGGACCACTAACACCGCCAACAAAGGCGTCGTCGGGCTTAAGGTCCTCCCCAACGGCAACGTGGTCCTTTACGACGCCAAGGGCCGCTTCGTGTGGCAAAGCTTCGACTACCCCACCGACACGCTCCTGGTCGGCCAGTCGCTCCGCCTCCGTGGCCCCAACAAGCTCGTAAGCCGGAAGTCAGCCGTCGACGGCTCCTTCGGCATCTACAGCCTTGTGTTCGGACCCGGAGGGATCACAATGTACATCAACAGCGTCGCCTCCAAACCGCTTGCTTACTATAACTACTCCGACGGCTTACTTAGCTTCTCCGGTCCCGGGGATTCCGTGACGTTCGTCTGCGAGCCGGAAACAGAGGACAATTTCGCCTGGGAGTGCAAGCTAATCATAAACTTGTCGAGGCCTAAGTACAACGCTACCTTATCGTTCCTGAGGTTGGACATCGACGGCAATTTAGCCGTCTACACGTACTACGACCCGGTGGACTACCGGGCATGGGAGAAGACATTCGCCTTCTTCTCCGACGAAAAGGGGTGGCTGAACGGCTGCGGGCTGACGAGCAAGTGCGGCGCCTTCGGGGTGTGCGAGGACGAGATGTGCGTCGCGTGCCCGTCCAAGGACGGGCTACTGGGGTGGAGCACGAGCTGCGCGACTCCGAGCCTGGCGGCATGCAAGGAAGGGGTGACGCCCAAGTACTATAAGGTGGAAGGGGTGGAGAACTTCTTGAGCACGTACAGCGACGGCGAGGGGGCGCAGAAGCTGGAGGAATGCAAGAGGAGATGTAGCATGGACTGCAAGTGCCAAGGGTTCTTGTACTGGGAGAAGGACTCCAGGTGCTGGCTCGCGCCGCTGCTGGGGACGCTGAGCAAGGTCTCGAACTCATCCCATGTGGCCTATGTCAAGTACTTGAAGTAG
- the LOC135614849 gene encoding cysteine protease XCP1-like produces MKATLALLLCFSAVALVWCRLPSEYSIVGYEPGPNATERSYELFEQWCRAHGKVYMHPAEKARRFEYFLANLRYVFDRNSRRSSSSSSHGHAVGLNRFADLSNEEFKATYMSKIGRKREVGMSRGGDMEKTRESCDAPASLDWRKKGVVTAVKDQGYCGSCWAFSSTGAMEGINAITTGDLISLSEQELIDCDKTNAGCQGGYMDYAFEWVVKNKGIDTESNYPYTGQNEACNTIKEKMKAVTIDGYQDVTPNEDALLCAVLKQPISVGIVGSSLDFQLYAGGIYDGDCSSNPDDIDHAVLIVGYGSQRDVDYWIVKNSWGTTWGMQGYIYIRMNTGLPYGVCAINAMASYPTKQSTSPPPFPTPAVPPPPPPPPPPSPSPVVCGDMSYCSSGETCCCIYEYFGYCLLYGCCSYENAVCCTGTDYCCPQDYPICGVLGICLQSNGNVMGVAAKKLKLAKHKLPWTKFEEAASF; encoded by the exons ATGAAGGCCACTCTTGCTCTGCTCCTCTGCTTCTCAGCGGTAGCCCTCGTTTGGTGCCGTCTTCCCAGCGAATACTCCATCGTTGGGTACGAGCCTGGTCCTAATGCAACGGAACGCAGCTACGAGCTCTTCGAGCAGTGGTGCAGGGCGCATGGCAAGGTGTACATGCATCCGGCCGAGAAGGCTCGGAGGTTCGAGTACTTTCTCGCGAACCTCCGGTACGTCTTCGATAGGAACTCGAGGCGATCATCTTCGTCATCGAGCCACGGCCACGCAGTGGGTCTCAATAGGTTTGCTGATCTGAGCAACGAGGAGTTCAAGGCCACGTATATGAGCAAGATAGGTAGGAAAAGAGAAGTAGGAATGAGCAGGGGAGGGGACATGGAGAAGACACGGGAGAGCTGCGACGCACCAGCCTCGCTAGATTGGAGGAAGAAGGGAGTCGTGACGGCAGTTAAAGATCAAGGATATTGTG GCAGCTGCTGGGCATTTTCTTCAACAGGGGCAATGGAAGGGATAAATGCAATCACTACAGGAGACCTTATCAGCCTCTCTGAACAAGAACTGATTGACTGTGATAAAACAAATGCAGGCTGTCAGGGAGGTTATATGGATTATGCATTTGAGTGGGTCGTAAAAAATAAGGGAATAGACACGGAGTCAAATTATCCTTACACAGGCCAGAATGAAGCATGTAACACCATAAAG GAGAAAATGAAAGCGGTGACAATTGACGGATACCAAGATGTGACTCCGAATGAAGATGCTCTCCTTTGTGCTGTTCTTAAACAGCCTATCAGTGTGGGTATAGTTGGTTCATCACTGGATTTTCAACTATATGCAGGA GGAATATATGATGGAGATTGCTCCAGCAATCCTGATGATATTGACCATGCAGTACTGATTGTTGGATATGGATCACAACGCGATGTTGACTATTGGATTGTGAAAAATTCATGGGGAACAACCTGGGGAATGCAAGGATACATATACATCAGGATGAACACAGGATTACCTTATGGTGTTTGTGCCATAAATGCAATGGCTTCTTATCCAACCAAACAATCCACTTCTCCACCCCCGTTTCCGACACCTGCTGTGCCACCACCACCGCCTCCGCCGCCTCCACCTAGCCCTTCACCGGTTGTGTGCGGAGATATGTCATACTGCTCATCTGGAGAAACTTGCTGCTGCATATATGAATATTTCGGGTATTGCCTACTCTATGGTTGCTGTTCTTATGAGAATGCAGTATGCTGCACTGGGACTGATTACTGCTGTCCTCAAGACTATCCCATTTGTGGTGTACTTGGAATCTGCCTCCAG AGCAATGGGAATGTCATGGGTGTAGCAGCAAAGAAATTAAAACTTGCCAAGCACAAGTTACCATGGACAAAGTTTGAAGAGGCAGCCAGCTTTTAG